In Malania oleifera isolate guangnan ecotype guangnan chromosome 8, ASM2987363v1, whole genome shotgun sequence, a single window of DNA contains:
- the LOC131161842 gene encoding cytochrome P450 81Q32-like, producing MAEIELLHVAFLLSFFLFIYKFVNLPRQRKPKNLPPGPRALPVIGHLHLLRDPVFRALDEVSQQYGPVLFLQLGNRKVLVVSSLSIAQECFTKNDIVFASRPHLLAGEHLQYNSTTVPLATYGDHWRSLRRLITVEILSAYRVAMFSGIREEEVMLLTKQLWESSPGAGWTKVDVKTKLTELAFNGILATITGKRYFGRDVADIEEAREFQRIFKEYTVLHGNSMLGDYLPIMRWFDFKGVEKGMKRAMKKMDAFFMSLIEEQRRVRSKSGASSNGDAAGGHGMKKKRTLIDEMLQLQEVEPELYTDQIIKGIVLTMLTAATETSSTSMEWAMGLLLNHPEAIQKARAEIETHVGLDRVVEEQDLPKLAYLQNIINETIRLYPALPLALPHEASADCTVAGYDVPRGTMLLTNLWAIHRDPKLWYRPREFVPERFEGKEGERRANLMIPFSAGRRICPGASLARKVMGLTLAVFIQCFDWKRVGPEKVDLTEGSGITMPMARPLEAMYKPRSATEKLLHV from the exons ATGGCAGAAATAGAATTGTTGCACGTAGCCTTCCtcctttccttctttcttttcattTACAAATTCGTAAACTTGCCCAGACAGCGTAAGCCCAAAAATCTCCCACCCGGCCCTCGCGCACTTCCGGTGATCGGCCATCTCCACCTCCTCAGGGACCCCGTCTTCCGTGCCCTCGACGAGGTCTCTCAGCAATATGGCCCCGTTTTGTTCCTCCAACTCGGGAACCGGAAGGTCCTCGTGGTTTCCTCCCTCTCCATTGCCCAAGAATGTTTCACCAAAAACGACATCGTCTTCGCCAGCCGCCCTCACCTGCTTGCCGGCGAGCACCTCCAGTACAACTCCACGACCGTGCCTCTCGCCACATACGGCGACCACTGGCGCAGCCTCCGCCGCCTCATAACGGTGGAGATACTGTCGGCGTATCGCGTTGCCATGTTCTCCGGTATCCGGGAGGAGGAGGTGATGCTGCTGACGAAGCAGCTGTGGGAGAGCTCCCCCGGCGCCGGGTGGACGAAGGTGGATGTGAAGACGAAGCTGACGGAGCTGGCGTTCAACGGCATCCTGGCGACCATCACCGGGAAGCGGTACTTCGGGAGGGACGTGGCGGACATAGAGGAGGCGAGGGAGTTCCAGAGGATCTTCAAGGAGTACACGGTGCTACATGGGAATTCCATGCTGGGGGACTACTTGCCGATCATGCGGTGGTTCGATTTTAAAGGGGTGGAGAAGGGGATGAAGAGGGCGATGAAGAAGATGGATGCGTTTTTCATGTCTCTTATTGAGGAGCAGAGGAGAGTGAGGAGCAAGTCAGGGGCATCCTCGAATGGTGATGCTGCGGGAGGCCAcgggatgaagaagaagaggacttTGATTGATGAGATGCTGCAGTTGCAAGAGGTTGAACCAGAGCTGTACACCGACCAAATCATTAAGGGTATTGTACTG ACAATGCTCACGGCAGCAACTGAAACTTCGTCCACAAGCATGGAATGGGCGATGGGACTCCTTCTCAACCATCCAGAAGCCATACAGAAGGCCAGAGCCGAAATAGAAACTCACGTCGGACTAGACCGCGTGGTGGAGGAGCAAGACCTGCCCAAGCTGGCCTACCTCCAGAACATAATCAACGAGACCATCCGGCTGTACCCGGCGCTACCCCTTGCGCTGCCGCACGAAGCGTCCGCCGACTGCACCGTGGCCGGCTACGACGTGCCACGCGGGACCATGCTGCTGACCAACTTATGGGCAATTCACAGGGACCCAAAGCTGTGGTATCGCCCGAGGGAGTTCGTGCCGGAGAGGTTTGAGGGGAAGGAAGGCGAGCGGCGCGCGAACCTGATGATTCCGTTCAGCGCCGGAAGGCGGATTTGCCCAGGGGCGAGCTTGGCAAGGAAGGTGATGGGGCTGACACTGGCGGTGTTCATTCAATGCTTTGATTGGAAAAGAGTTGGCCCGGAGAAGGTGGACCTGACGGAAGGAAGTGGGATCACCATGCCCATGGCGCGGCCCTTGGAGGCCATGTACAAGCCACGCTCCGCCACCGAGAAACTCTTACATGTCTGA